The following proteins are encoded in a genomic region of Clostridium kluyveri:
- the truB gene encoding tRNA pseudouridine(55) synthase TruB, with protein MDGILNINKPEGMTSFDVVRKVKFMLKNKKIGHTGTLDPIASGVLPVCVGRATKFADYMVQSKKIYLAELRLGITTETYDREGSVVNTKDVHLKREDIIEEILSFQGEIEQVPPMYSALKVNGKRLYELARKGIEIERKKRKITIYSIDIVKIELPYVSFKVTCSKGTYIRSLCNDIGNNLNCGGTMWNLKRMSTGNFDIADSIALEDLDSENILKCIIPIDKALYGYPEVLVEDRYVKKILNGISIKDESFLNKTIKDKLYRVYIEGNKFIGIGINKDFQFKMVKLFV; from the coding sequence ATGGATGGAATTTTAAATATAAATAAACCTGAAGGTATGACCTCTTTTGATGTGGTTAGAAAAGTAAAGTTTATGTTGAAAAATAAAAAGATAGGTCATACAGGTACCCTTGACCCAATCGCATCGGGAGTGCTTCCTGTTTGTGTGGGCAGGGCTACAAAATTTGCAGATTATATGGTTCAAAGTAAAAAAATATATTTGGCCGAGTTAAGGCTTGGAATTACTACGGAAACTTATGATAGAGAAGGAAGTGTAGTAAATACTAAAGATGTTCATTTAAAAAGGGAAGATATAATAGAGGAAATTTTAAGCTTTCAAGGGGAAATAGAACAAGTGCCGCCTATGTATTCGGCACTGAAAGTAAATGGCAAGAGACTTTATGAACTGGCCAGAAAAGGCATAGAAATAGAGAGAAAGAAAAGAAAAATAACCATATATTCTATAGATATTGTAAAAATAGAATTACCCTATGTATCATTTAAAGTAACCTGTTCAAAGGGTACTTATATTAGGAGTTTGTGTAATGATATTGGAAACAATCTAAATTGTGGAGGTACTATGTGGAATTTAAAGAGAATGTCTACAGGTAATTTTGACATTGCAGATTCCATTGCTCTTGAGGATTTAGATAGTGAAAATATATTAAAATGCATTATACCCATAGACAAGGCCCTTTATGGATATCCTGAAGTTTTGGTAGAAGATAGGTATGTAAAAAAGATATTAAATGGAATAAGTATAAAAGATGAAAGTTTTTTAAATAAAACAATAAAAGATAAACTATATAGAGTTTATATAGAAGGTAATAAATTTATAGGTATTGGAATAAATAAAGATTTTCAATTTAAAATGGTAAAATTGTTTGTTT